The Sneathiella limimaris region ACATATTAGCTATCGACTTCGCCATCCACAACAAGAATGTTAAAATCTTATGCGAATTGCTGCAATGCCCGCAAGAAGGCCGATCAACTTTATATAGCTGACCGTCCTCAATTTTCCGTTAACAGCTCTATGAGACAAGACTGACAACGCAACCTAAAGGTGAAGGCAGATTTAAGTCTTATTCGCTATCAGCAGGCTTTTCAACAGGACCTACCCGTTTTTCAACAACTTCATCAATCAGCCCAAATTCTTTTGCTTCTTCGGCTGTCATGAAATTATCCCGCTCCATAGACCGTTCGATCACATCGAGAGGTTGTCCTGTATGCTGGACATATAGATCATTGAGTCGCGCCCGAATTTTCAGAATTTCCCGAGCTTGAATTTCAATGTCTGTCGCTTGTCCCTGAGCACCACCAGAAGGCTGATGGATCATCACCCGCGCATTTGGAAGCGCAAATCGTTGCCCTTTAGAACCTGCGGTCAACAAGAAAGAGCCCATAGAGGCTGCTTGTCCGATACACACCGTTGAAATTTCTGGCTTGATGTATTGCATGGTATCATACATGGCAAGACCAGATGTCACCACACCGCCAGGTGAGTTGATGTACATATTGATCGGCTTGTTTGGGTTTTCGGCTTCCAGGAACAGGAGCTGAGCTGTAATTAGGCTAGCCATTCCATCATGGACCTGCCCTGTTACGAATATAATTCTCTCTTTCAACAAACGTGAGTAAATGTCATATGAACGCTCCCCCCGGGCAGTCTGCTCGACAACCATCGGGATCAGGGTATTCATATACGTATCAATCACATCAGCCATTGCTCATTTTCCTCAAAAAAAATAGGTGGTCATTTCAATGTGCACATTGGCGCTGAAATTTCCACCTATTAAACAAAAAAATTTGTTTAGATCTGAAACTTTTATTTTTCAGTCTTTTTCGCTGCTGTTTTCTTAGGAGCTGCTTTCTTTTTAGCTGCAGGCTTTTTCTCACCCTCGTCCTTATCAGCGGCTGCTTTCTTAGGAGCGGCCTTCTTCTTAGGCGCTGCTTTTTTCTTCGCTTTTGGCTTTTCCTGCTCGTCTGGATCAGCTGTCAGTTCTTCGAAAGAAACCTTCTTCTCGCTAACTGTTGCCAGTTCAGCAATAAAGTCGACAACCTTGTCTTCGAAGATTGGCGCTCTCAGCGAGTTCTGCATTTCCGGGTTCTGCTGGAACATCTGGAAGACCTGCTGCTCCTGACCTGGGTAGTTGCGAGCCTGAGCCATCATCGCCTGCTGCACTTCTTCATTGCTCACATCGATATTATTGATGCGTCCAACTTCAGCCAGCAACAAACCGAGGCGAACACGACGCTCAGCAATTGTCTGATATTCAGCTTTCAGTTCTTCTTCAGACTGATCCTGATCCTCAAGCTTTTCACCTGACCGCTCTAGCTCCTGCTGGAACTGTTCCCAGATGCTGTTGAATTCTGCTTCAGCCATTCCAGGAGGTACATCGAAATCATGCATATCTGCAAGCGCATCCAGCATGCTCCGCTTTAGTGTCTGGCGAGAGAGCTGATCGTAATCTTCCTGGATCCGGCTGCGAATGTTGTCTTTCAGTGTAGCAAGATCTTCAAGGCCCAGCTTTTTCGCAAACTCATCGTCAATCTCGACGTCTGCAGCTTCCTGCACTTCATGGACCGTCACATCAAACACAGCATCTTTGCCAGCGAGATGTTCTGCGCCATAGTTTTCAGGGAAAGTCACTTTAACTGCAACCTCGTCACCGCCCTTGGCGCCAACGAGTTGCTCTTCAAAGCCTGGGATAAACTGGTTTGAGCCCAGCTCCAGCTGATGACCTTCGGCAGAGCCGCCTTCAAAAGCCTCACCATCGACTTTACCGACAAAGTCGATAAGAACCGCATCACCTTCTTTGGCTTTACGGTTACGGGCAACTTTCTTGAAGTTCTTCTGGGAGCCCGCAATTTGCGTCAAAGCTTCATCAACTTTGGCATCCTCAACTTCAGCAACCTGTTTCTCAAGCTTCAACTTTGAAAAATCACCTGGCTCAAAGTCTGGCATCACTTCTAATTCAATTGTGAATTCCAGATCCTGGCCATCATCAAATCTTGTGATTTCAATTTTTGGCTGCTGAGCTGGACGAAGATCATTTTCTTCCAATACAGACTGGCTAGCTTCGTTTACAGTTCCTTCCAGAACTTCACCCAGCACGCTTTTACCAAAACGCTGGCGCAAAATGGACATTGGAACTTTACCAGGACGGAAACCGGGAAGACGGACCTGACCACCTACTTCAACCAGTTTGTCTGTGATTTTGCCTTCAATTTCTGCCGCTTCAACTACGACTGTGAAATCCCGTTTCAGCCCTTCAGAGCTAGTTTGAGTAACCTGCATGAACGATTGCCCGTCAGTTTCTTAAGTCAGTTTGCAAATACGACCGGCCAATCAAGGCCAGCCGTTTCGAATTCTTGGTGCGGGTAGAGGGAGTCGAACCCCCACACACAAGGTACTGGTACCTAAAACCAGCGCGTCTACCAATTCCGCCATACCCGCACGTGATGTCATCATTTTCATGATGTCCAAAAGGCGCAGTTTTACCGCACCCTGTCCTTGGAGCGGCGTTCTATAGCACAACAATTCCGGCTGTGCATAGGGGAATTCGACCAAAACTGAGAAGAAATCTCAAAATATTTTAAGTCGTTTGCCTGTAACCGTTGAAAAACCGCAGTTTTAAACAAAAAAAGCGATCCACTGGGATCGCCATTTTTTGTCTCTAATTTGTATAAACTCGATCAGTTCACTTGAAAATCTCGGGCGAACGTATCCAGAGAAAGGACCCTTGTACCCGCTGGCTCCTTGTAACAACTGCCGATCAAAGTCCGCTCGTAATGCACGTGGGAAATACCTTGTTCATCCTCAGACACATAAAGTACACGCGCTTCTTCGCGAGCATTTACTCTCATGGTCCGAAGAAAAACTGCGCCTTGAGAAATTTTCTCTTTTATATCCGATTTTTTGAACAGCATTTTCAATCCAACTCTTCAAATACTTTGACTATGTTGTTCATTCTTATACGAAAAAAGTAAACAAACCCTTTACAGTAGAATTACCGGTTAATGAAATCAAACGTCAAAATTTTAGAAGATTTCAGCGTATATCTGTGGAATTTGTTTCTCTATGTCTTCAGCAATTAAACCAGGTCCAAACGCATATGCCGCTTCTCCATGAATCCAGGCTGCTGCTGAGACTGCTAAGAACGTGTCCATACCTGTTGCTATCAGACCTGTGATGATCCCGGCTAAGGCATCACCCGATCCGGCGGTGGCCAGCCAAGGCGGCGCATGAGTGTTGATCACGGCCTCCCCATCCGGAGCGGCGATCACAGTGCTTGCTCCTTTCAACAGGACGATAGCGCCACTCTTTGCTGCCGCTAAGCGGCATCTCTCCAGTGCGGTCCCCTCAACTTGAAAAAGACGCGCAAACTCAGCCTCATGCGGTGTTAAAACAACAGCCCCACTCTTCTTCTGTTGGATAAGATCAAATAGAGTTTCATGATCCCCTTTAAAAACAGTGAGTGCATCGGCATCCAGAATAACTGAAGCTGAACTGGAAAGAGCCGCCTCCACCTTTTTGCGCGTTTGCTCAGTAACGCCATTACCGGGTCCAATTAGAACTGCTGAGATCCGCCGATCTGTCAAAAATTGAAAGAAAGCCTCACTGTCTTCTACTGACTTCACCATTACGGCTTCCAGTGCGGCAGCGTAGGTTGTCAGTGCGGATGGAGGACTCAGTAAAGTAACAGCCCCTGCCCCGGCTCTTAATGCTATTCTCGCGGAAATACGAGCCGCACCGGTACTTGAGATGCCTCCCCCCATCACAGCAGCATGTCCACGAGTATATTTATGCCCTGTTGGTCTCGCTTGAGGAAAATCTTCTCCCCAGATATCCGGACTATTTAACACCGTTCGACAATTCAACTGGTCTATCACGGATAAAGGGATACCAATATCAACCACCTCAAGCCGTCCACAATAACCTCGGCCTGGATAAAGATAATGGCCTGTCTTGGGTCGGGCGAAAGTAACTGTCAAAGAGGCAGGGGGTGTCCCCTCTGAGCTTTCGCCAGTATTTCCATCAACCCCGGATGGGATATCAACGGCAATAAAATCCAAGGTCTTCTGAAGTTTGCCGAAAAGATCCGTTAGTTCACTCGGCAATGTTCCCCGAAACCCAGCACCAAAGACCGCATCTACGACGATTCCCTCCGCTGGTATTTTAAGTTCTGATATGGGA contains the following coding sequences:
- the clpP gene encoding ATP-dependent Clp endopeptidase proteolytic subunit ClpP, which codes for MADVIDTYMNTLIPMVVEQTARGERSYDIYSRLLKERIIFVTGQVHDGMASLITAQLLFLEAENPNKPINMYINSPGGVVTSGLAMYDTMQYIKPEISTVCIGQAASMGSFLLTAGSKGQRFALPNARVMIHQPSGGAQGQATDIEIQAREILKIRARLNDLYVQHTGQPLDVIERSMERDNFMTAEEAKEFGLIDEVVEKRVGPVEKPADSE
- a CDS encoding NAD(P)H-hydrate dehydratase codes for the protein MWQGPEILSIPEMYKADQLTIEAGIPGEQLMENAGAQVAAHITENWDICPALVLCGPGNNGGDGYVIARHLLEVGWPVTVGVFGDPAKLKGDAATMRDRCPLDLVPISELKIPAEGIVVDAVFGAGFRGTLPSELTDLFGKLQKTLDFIAVDIPSGVDGNTGESSEGTPPASLTVTFARPKTGHYLYPGRGYCGRLEVVDIGIPLSVIDQLNCRTVLNSPDIWGEDFPQARPTGHKYTRGHAAVMGGGISSTGAARISARIALRAGAGAVTLLSPPSALTTYAAALEAVMVKSVEDSEAFFQFLTDRRISAVLIGPGNGVTEQTRKKVEAALSSSASVILDADALTVFKGDHETLFDLIQQKKSGAVVLTPHEAEFARLFQVEGTALERCRLAAAKSGAIVLLKGASTVIAAPDGEAVINTHAPPWLATAGSGDALAGIITGLIATGMDTFLAVSAAAWIHGEAAYAFGPGLIAEDIEKQIPQIYAEIF
- the tig gene encoding trigger factor, which gives rise to MQVTQTSSEGLKRDFTVVVEAAEIEGKITDKLVEVGGQVRLPGFRPGKVPMSILRQRFGKSVLGEVLEGTVNEASQSVLEENDLRPAQQPKIEITRFDDGQDLEFTIELEVMPDFEPGDFSKLKLEKQVAEVEDAKVDEALTQIAGSQKNFKKVARNRKAKEGDAVLIDFVGKVDGEAFEGGSAEGHQLELGSNQFIPGFEEQLVGAKGGDEVAVKVTFPENYGAEHLAGKDAVFDVTVHEVQEAADVEIDDEFAKKLGLEDLATLKDNIRSRIQEDYDQLSRQTLKRSMLDALADMHDFDVPPGMAEAEFNSIWEQFQQELERSGEKLEDQDQSEEELKAEYQTIAERRVRLGLLLAEVGRINNIDVSNEEVQQAMMAQARNYPGQEQQVFQMFQQNPEMQNSLRAPIFEDKVVDFIAELATVSEKKVSFEELTADPDEQEKPKAKKKAAPKKKAAPKKAAADKDEGEKKPAAKKKAAPKKTAAKKTEK